One Thermodesulfovibrionales bacterium genomic region harbors:
- a CDS encoding DUF5132 domain-containing protein, which translates to MGLFDGALKGNVVTGLAIGIGAAVLAPAVLPVIASVAKPVAKAAIKGGIILFEKGKEAFAEAGEVVEDLVAEVKSELSEAEKAASSATAPEGESGA; encoded by the coding sequence ATGGGACTTTTTGACGGTGCCCTGAAAGGGAATGTCGTGACCGGGCTTGCCATAGGCATAGGAGCAGCTGTTCTTGCGCCTGCCGTACTCCCTGTCATAGCGAGCGTGGCTAAACCGGTAGCGAAGGCTGCTATCAAAGGCGGAATTATCCTCTTCGAAAAAGGTAAGGAAGCCTTTGCGGAGGCGGGTGAAGTGGTCGAGGACCTGGTTGCCGAGGTGAAATCCGAGCTTTCAGAGGCGGAGAAGGCCGCAAGTTCCGCAACCGCCCCCGAAGGTGAATCAGGCGCTTAA
- a CDS encoding HAD-IC family P-type ATPase translates to MVQPLHTSVKGRARFKVAGLYRSAVLKKELESGLSRQGGIQGFSVSVLTGNVLIYYNSENTLEIVASLIAAIVARSEKTGQPSEALPQTVTVALSRGDQPHGADKVLPAPSRRTLRKSITRAEAQTTEDWHLMNAMDVFETFGTSRNSGLSSDIVSANLRKFGPNVLPESVPRSGLSMFLGQFKSLPVALLGVAAGISVLTGGIADAVVIMGVVLINAAIGYTTESQTEKTIHALKRLVRPSAAVLRDGTLQEIGAEDAVPGDLLLLRPGSYIAADARLIETNHLSVDESALTGESMPVRKTLSPLMQRDIPLADRTNMVYMGTLVTGGQGVAIVVATGRFTEIGKIQTLVGEARPPETPMERQLDRMGSQLVLICGIVCGMVFITGLLRGYGLLEMLKTSISLAVAAVPEGLPTVATTTLALGIRKMRRHNVLIRHLNAVETLGSVQTICLDKTGTITLNRMSVVAAHAGMRHFSVSNGQFFLSGEPLSVYIHDELLRLIHISVLCNESEVLGEDGRYVINGSPTENALIHIALGSGVDVGMLREKFPLLRIRHRSENSNYMCTLHGTQNNSFLVAVKGSPNEVLPMCGWHMKDGKKVPLTDDDRLALETENERMAGDALRVLGVAYSFADNETLPLEADVDCADNLIWLGLVGMADPVRDGVKGLIGEFHKAGIDTVMITGDQSPTAYAIGKELNLGNGEQLEILDSTHLVDIDPEVMKALCKRVHVFARVSPAHKLRIVRVLQDVGLVVAMTGDGINDGPALKAADIGIAMGHTGTDVAREVADVIIEDDNLETMIIAISQGRTIYNNIRKSVHFLLSTNLSEIMVMFTAIAGGLGQPLSAIQLLWINLMSDIAPGLALALEPPEPDVLSRSPRDPGEPIVRRSDFKRIAFESAAISAGALGAYGYGIARYGMGQKAGTLAFMGLTAGQLLHAISCRSETHSVFSKEKLPPNRYLNMALGGSFAVQCLAMFIPGLRNLLGLAPIGVLDGLVIGGSAVLPLLVNEGTKKVPKEVTP, encoded by the coding sequence GTGGTCCAGCCGCTTCATACTTCGGTAAAGGGAAGAGCACGATTTAAAGTAGCCGGACTCTATCGCTCTGCGGTACTCAAGAAAGAGCTTGAATCAGGGCTCTCTCGTCAGGGCGGCATTCAGGGATTTTCGGTAAGCGTCCTTACCGGGAACGTTCTCATATACTATAACTCAGAGAACACTCTTGAGATAGTCGCCTCACTGATCGCTGCGATTGTCGCTCGGTCAGAAAAGACCGGTCAGCCCTCTGAAGCGTTGCCTCAGACTGTCACTGTTGCTCTGTCACGTGGAGATCAGCCTCACGGCGCTGACAAAGTGCTCCCCGCTCCAAGCAGACGTACATTAAGAAAGAGCATCACCCGTGCTGAAGCGCAGACCACCGAAGACTGGCATCTCATGAACGCCATGGATGTGTTCGAGACTTTCGGCACGTCTCGAAATTCCGGCCTGTCATCCGATATTGTCAGTGCTAACCTCAGGAAATTCGGACCTAATGTCCTGCCGGAATCCGTCCCCCGCTCAGGCCTGAGTATGTTTTTAGGCCAGTTTAAGTCACTCCCTGTGGCGCTCCTCGGTGTTGCGGCAGGAATTTCAGTCCTTACGGGCGGCATCGCGGATGCCGTGGTGATTATGGGCGTTGTACTCATCAACGCGGCGATAGGATACACGACCGAGAGCCAGACCGAAAAAACAATCCATGCCTTGAAGCGTCTCGTAAGACCGTCTGCGGCGGTGCTCCGCGATGGAACTTTGCAAGAGATAGGCGCCGAAGATGCGGTGCCCGGAGACCTCCTCCTGCTGAGACCCGGCAGCTATATCGCTGCCGATGCGCGGCTCATCGAAACAAATCATCTGAGCGTCGATGAGTCGGCCCTCACCGGTGAGAGCATGCCGGTGAGAAAGACCCTGTCACCCCTAATGCAGAGGGATATCCCGCTTGCCGACAGGACCAATATGGTCTATATGGGTACTCTCGTTACCGGCGGACAGGGCGTAGCCATTGTTGTGGCGACGGGGAGGTTCACCGAAATCGGGAAGATTCAGACCCTCGTCGGTGAGGCAAGGCCGCCCGAAACCCCCATGGAGCGTCAGTTGGACAGGATGGGCAGCCAACTGGTACTCATCTGCGGCATAGTCTGCGGAATGGTTTTCATAACCGGCCTGCTCCGGGGATACGGCCTTTTGGAGATGCTCAAGACTTCCATATCCCTGGCTGTCGCCGCTGTTCCCGAAGGTCTTCCCACGGTGGCAACCACTACCCTCGCTCTCGGCATCAGAAAGATGCGAAGGCACAATGTCCTCATAAGACATCTCAATGCGGTAGAGACCCTCGGCTCCGTGCAGACGATATGCCTCGACAAGACGGGAACGATAACCTTGAACCGGATGTCCGTCGTCGCGGCTCATGCAGGCATGCGACACTTCAGCGTCTCCAACGGCCAGTTTTTCCTGTCCGGCGAACCCTTGAGTGTCTATATACACGATGAGCTCCTCAGGCTCATTCACATATCCGTCCTCTGCAACGAAAGTGAAGTCCTGGGAGAGGATGGACGCTATGTTATCAATGGCTCTCCGACCGAGAACGCCCTGATACATATCGCATTAGGTTCAGGGGTCGATGTCGGGATGCTGAGAGAGAAGTTTCCTCTTCTGAGAATCCGACATCGTTCAGAAAACAGCAATTACATGTGCACGCTCCACGGGACACAGAACAATTCTTTCCTCGTTGCCGTAAAGGGGAGCCCTAACGAGGTCCTCCCCATGTGCGGCTGGCACATGAAGGACGGCAAAAAGGTTCCACTTACGGATGACGACCGCCTCGCCCTGGAGACAGAAAATGAGCGCATGGCGGGCGACGCCCTCCGCGTTCTCGGGGTGGCCTATTCGTTCGCCGATAACGAGACGCTTCCGCTCGAGGCGGACGTTGACTGCGCGGATAATCTCATCTGGCTCGGCCTCGTGGGCATGGCTGACCCTGTCAGGGACGGCGTAAAGGGATTGATAGGCGAATTTCACAAAGCAGGAATAGATACGGTGATGATAACGGGTGACCAGAGTCCGACGGCATATGCGATAGGAAAGGAGCTGAACCTCGGCAACGGTGAGCAACTCGAAATCCTTGATTCCACCCATCTGGTCGATATCGACCCGGAAGTCATGAAGGCTCTCTGCAAGCGGGTTCACGTCTTCGCCCGCGTCAGCCCGGCACACAAGCTCCGGATAGTCCGGGTGCTCCAGGATGTCGGTCTTGTTGTCGCGATGACGGGCGACGGCATCAACGACGGTCCGGCCCTCAAGGCCGCGGATATCGGCATCGCCATGGGACATACCGGCACCGATGTCGCCCGTGAGGTCGCCGATGTCATCATCGAGGATGACAACCTCGAGACGATGATCATAGCGATCAGTCAAGGCAGAACAATCTATAACAACATCAGAAAGTCCGTCCACTTTCTCTTATCGACGAATCTCAGCGAGATCATGGTTATGTTCACTGCCATCGCAGGTGGCCTCGGCCAACCGCTGAGCGCCATACAGCTGCTCTGGATTAACCTGATGTCCGACATAGCTCCAGGATTGGCACTCGCCCTAGAGCCGCCGGAACCCGACGTCCTGAGCCGGTCGCCCCGCGACCCTGGCGAGCCGATTGTCAGGAGGTCGGATTTCAAAAGGATCGCCTTTGAGTCGGCTGCGATCTCCGCCGGGGCATTGGGGGCCTACGGATATGGCATCGCGAGATACGGCATGGGCCAGAAAGCAGGCACCCTCGCGTTTATGGGCCTCACCGCGGGGCAACTCCTCCATGCCATAAGCTGCCGCTCAGAGACACACAGCGTCTTCAGCAAGGAGAAGTTGCCTCCCAATAGGTATCTCAATATGGCGCTCGGGGGTTCTTTTGCCGTTCAATGTTTGGCCATGTTCATCCCGGGCTTGAGGAATCTTCTAGGGCTCGCTCCGATCGGTGTTCTCGATGGTCTTGTGATCGGAGGCAGCGCTGTTCTTCCCTTACTTGTGAATGAAGGAACGAAGAAAGTCCCGAAAGAGGTGACGCCGTGA
- the metK gene encoding methionine adenosyltransferase produces the protein MKKDFIFTSESVTEGHPDKLCDQISDAIVDHFLQQDPYSRVIAECAVSTAIMFIAARFESGASVDFPNIARQVVNQIGYDQHAFNAKTCSIVTSLKELAHDENCFFDERNLSDAEIDEIPARNQVTVFGFACNQTAALIPLPIWLAHKLARRLTSVRLQKILPYISPDGKTQAGIEYRNGKPFRIHSITVIASQDSPSTAGGPDMKRLEEDIRETVIDPVFSDEAIRPDKNTKIFINPDGPFVIGGPSVHSGLTGRKNAIDTYGEYSRQSGAALSGKDPLRIDRIGAYAARYAAKNVIAAGLAAECELQLSYSIGLSKPVSTQVETFGTGVLPDEKIAALVERLFDFRLAGIVKQFNLRYLPSILKGGFYRKLAAYGHVGRMDMGLPWELTDKIQEMKGQR, from the coding sequence GTGAAGAAAGACTTCATTTTCACATCAGAGTCGGTTACGGAAGGCCATCCTGACAAGCTCTGTGACCAGATAAGCGACGCCATAGTAGATCATTTCCTTCAGCAGGATCCCTATTCGCGGGTTATTGCCGAATGCGCCGTATCCACCGCGATCATGTTTATCGCGGCGAGATTCGAATCGGGTGCGAGCGTCGATTTCCCGAATATAGCGAGACAGGTCGTGAACCAGATCGGGTATGACCAGCATGCCTTTAATGCAAAGACCTGCAGCATCGTGACGAGTCTCAAGGAATTGGCCCACGATGAGAACTGTTTCTTTGATGAAAGGAACCTCTCGGATGCTGAGATCGATGAAATTCCGGCACGGAACCAGGTTACGGTCTTTGGCTTTGCCTGCAACCAGACCGCTGCCCTCATTCCCCTTCCTATTTGGCTTGCCCACAAGCTGGCGAGGAGACTCACTTCGGTGAGACTCCAGAAGATACTCCCCTATATTTCGCCCGACGGAAAGACGCAGGCGGGCATCGAATACAGGAACGGGAAACCGTTCAGAATCCACAGCATCACTGTCATCGCCAGTCAGGACAGTCCGTCGACAGCCGGGGGGCCTGATATGAAGAGACTCGAAGAGGATATCAGAGAGACTGTTATAGATCCCGTATTTTCCGACGAAGCTATAAGGCCGGACAAGAACACAAAGATATTCATAAACCCCGACGGTCCCTTTGTCATCGGGGGTCCCTCCGTCCATTCGGGGTTGACGGGAAGGAAAAATGCTATCGACACCTATGGAGAGTATTCCCGCCAGAGCGGCGCTGCCCTGAGCGGTAAAGACCCTCTCCGCATAGACAGGATAGGAGCCTATGCGGCCCGTTACGCCGCTAAGAATGTTATCGCCGCGGGGCTCGCCGCTGAATGCGAGCTGCAGCTCAGTTACTCTATCGGTCTTTCGAAGCCCGTGAGTACTCAGGTCGAAACCTTTGGAACAGGTGTCCTGCCTGATGAAAAGATAGCGGCACTTGTCGAGAGACTTTTTGATTTCCGTCTTGCGGGGATCGTAAAGCAGTTCAACCTGAGATACCTGCCGTCGATTCTGAAGGGCGGTTTTTACAGAAAGCTCGCTGCATACGGCCATGTCGGAAGAATGGATATGGGTCTGCCGTGGGAACTGACCGATAAGATCCAGGAGATGAAGGGGCAAAGGTGA
- a CDS encoding DUF3562 domain-containing protein — MNTLPEECKKVLYDNETERRLHIGAIEVLSVRAGLSSDKVERLYEIVLNRFKREARIRDYLPILVSKRVHYLLDKWRRSGRSDAPGPKKEPENYAY, encoded by the coding sequence ATGAACACTCTGCCTGAAGAATGTAAGAAAGTGCTCTACGATAATGAAACCGAGAGGAGGCTTCACATCGGAGCGATAGAAGTGCTGTCTGTTCGCGCCGGTCTCTCCTCGGACAAAGTGGAAAGGCTATACGAAATCGTTTTGAACCGATTCAAAAGGGAAGCAAGAATCAGGGATTATCTACCGATCCTCGTGAGCAAACGGGTTCATTACCTGCTGGATAAGTGGAGACGTTCCGGGAGAAGCGATGCCCCAGGTCCCAAAAAAGAACCCGAAAATTATGCCTACTGA
- a CDS encoding cation diffusion facilitator family transporter, giving the protein MTDRDQKLVLSLTIAYFFIELLGGLYYRSLALVTDASFMAINVSGQFIALYIGRLAQRLPNKNKTFGYERAKVLSGLFNGMLVGFLLFYVFIEAYHKLRNPEPLEADKILLIAVIGLFVNAFGLIRLYKHSQDINIKGALLLILNDTLGSVGVIASSLIIRFTNLYFVDALAGVGVGLLAAYPTYFLIKDSVQILMEGNPAKIDIDEVEGFIYETFDNISNVKDMHIWGLSPEKIILAVRIRTNGSVYRRETMKGMKRALKKKFGFSDIYIELYEVKQASSEVLS; this is encoded by the coding sequence TTGACTGACCGCGACCAGAAACTGGTTCTCTCTTTGACCATCGCTTACTTCTTCATCGAGCTGCTCGGTGGATTGTATTACCGCAGCCTTGCCCTTGTTACGGATGCATCTTTTATGGCCATCAATGTTTCGGGTCAATTCATCGCGCTTTACATCGGCAGGCTCGCTCAAAGACTTCCGAATAAGAATAAAACCTTCGGGTACGAAAGGGCAAAGGTTTTATCAGGTCTGTTCAATGGAATGCTCGTCGGTTTCTTGCTCTTCTATGTCTTCATCGAGGCATACCATAAGCTGAGGAATCCAGAGCCCTTGGAGGCGGATAAGATCCTCCTTATCGCCGTAATAGGTCTTTTTGTGAACGCCTTCGGACTCATCAGGCTTTATAAGCACTCGCAAGATATCAATATCAAGGGGGCTCTGCTTCTCATATTGAATGATACCTTGGGCTCAGTCGGCGTCATTGCATCGTCCCTCATCATCCGCTTTACGAACCTTTACTTCGTCGACGCTCTGGCGGGTGTGGGCGTGGGCTTATTAGCCGCCTATCCCACGTATTTCTTGATAAAGGATAGCGTACAGATCCTCATGGAGGGAAACCCGGCCAAAATAGATATCGATGAGGTAGAAGGTTTTATTTATGAGACATTCGATAATATCAGTAACGTGAAAGATATGCACATATGGGGTTTGTCTCCCGAAAAAATAATACTCGCTGTGAGGATAAGGACGAACGGGTCAGTCTATCGCAGAGAAACCATGAAGGGAATGAAGCGTGCGCTGAAGAAGAAATTCGGCTTTTCGGATATCTATATTGAGCTTTACGAAGTGAAACAGGCATCCTCGGAGGTTCTGTCATGA